In the genome of Dryobates pubescens isolate bDryPub1 chromosome 18, bDryPub1.pri, whole genome shotgun sequence, one region contains:
- the XIAP gene encoding E3 ubiquitin-protein ligase XIAP isoform X3: protein MQFLFGFSMEIRQESPAYEEMTCNGPDNSEASATSDTDSDQEWAQEHYRLGTFVEFPLDCPVSASALARAGFVYTGEGDKVKCFNCHTTIEGWLPGDSAVERHKNLSPNCKFITESTFLENNIPPVTQNYQHRTENGSSSSALPCTLDDSSDVEADYLLRTRQVVDMSDSLYPKNPTMCSEESRLNSFHNWPLNSQLTPEELANAGFYYTGVGDEVACFCCGGKLEQWEPGDIAWSEHKRHFPKCLFVLGREVGNVPSESVPAELGRSGLNNAQHPRNPSMAKFGRRLQTFLTWIYPVDKEQLAEAGFYSIGNGDHVVCFHCGGGLQEWKENEDPWDQHAKWFPGCSFVRNEKGIEFINNVHLRDGSRDSTTEAAEGTTLPRDLSTEEKLRRLQEEKLCKICMAKDISVVLIPCGHLVACKECAEPFDDCPLCRTNIMKKQEVFMY from the exons GAAATAAGACAGGAGAGCCCTGCTTATGAAGAGATGACGTGTAATGGCCCAGACAACTCAGAAGCTTCTGCCACTTCAGACACTGACAGTGACCAGGAATGGGCACAGGAACACTACCGACTAGGAACTTTTGTTGAATTTCCACTTGACTGTCCAGTTTCAGCATCAGCACTAGCACGAGCTGGCTTTGTTTATACCGGAGAAGGTGACAAAGTGAAGTGCTTCAATTGCCATACAACTATTGAAGGATGGTTGCCTGGGGATTCTGCAGTTGAGAGGCACAAAAACCTTTCTCCAAACTGCAAATTTATTACTGAGTCTACTTTTCTGGAAAATAACATACCTCCTGTCACCCAGAACTACCAGCACAGAACTGAAAATGGTTCCAGCAGTTCAGCCCTCCCATGTACTTTGGATGACTCTTCTGATGTGGAGGCAGATTACCTTTTGAGAACTAGGCAGGTTGTGGATATGTCAGATAGTTTGTATCCTAAAAACCCCACTATGTGCAGTGAAGAGTCAAGATTAAATTCTTTTCACAACTGGCCTCTCAACAGCCAGTTGACACCAGAGGAATTAGCTAATGCTGGATTTTATTATACAGGTGTTGGTGATGAAGTGGCatgtttttgttgtggtggaAAGCTGGAACAGTGGGAACCCGGTGACATAGCTTGGTCAGAACACAAGAGGCATTTTCCCAAATGTCTTTTTGTCCTGGGCCGGGAAGTTGGAAATGTTCCAAGTGAATCCGTTCCTGCTGAGCTTGGGAGAAGTGGTCTGAACAATGCACAGCATCCAAGGAATCCATCTATGGCAAAATTTGGAAGACGTTTACAAACGTTTTTGACTTGGATATATCCTGTTGACAAGGAACAACTTGCTGAAGCTGGATTCTATAGCATAG GTAATGGTGATCATGTTGTGTGTTTCCATTGTGGTGGAGGATTGCAAGAgtggaaggaaaatgaagaccCATGGGATCAACATGCCAAATGGTTTCCTGG GTGCAGCTTTGTAAGAAATGAAAAGGGGATAGAATTTATAAATAATGTTCACTTAAGAGATGGATCTAGGGATTCAACA acagaagctgctgaagggacaaCACTTCCTAGAG aTCTCAGTACTGAGGAGAAGTTAAGACGCTTGCAGGAAGAAAAGCTTTGCAAAATCTGTATGGCTAAAGATATATCAGTTGTCCTCATTCCCTGTGGTCACTTAGTTGCCTGTAAGGAATGTGCTGAACCATTTGATGACTGTCCTCTGTGTCGAACAAATATTATGAAAAAACAGGAAGTTTTTATGTACTAG
- the XIAP gene encoding E3 ubiquitin-protein ligase XIAP isoform X1 has translation MQFLFGFSMEIRQESPAYEEMTCNGPDNSEASATSDTDSDQEWAQEHYRLGTFVEFPLDCPVSASALARAGFVYTGEGDKVKCFNCHTTIEGWLPGDSAVERHKNLSPNCKFITESTFLENNIPPVTQNYQHRTENGSSSSALPCTLDDSSDVEADYLLRTRQVVDMSDSLYPKNPTMCSEESRLNSFHNWPLNSQLTPEELANAGFYYTGVGDEVACFCCGGKLEQWEPGDIAWSEHKRHFPKCLFVLGREVGNVPSESVPAELGRSGLNNAQHPRNPSMAKFGRRLQTFLTWIYPVDKEQLAEAGFYSIGNGDHVVCFHCGGGLQEWKENEDPWDQHAKWFPGCSFVRNEKGIEFINNVHLRDGSRDSTTEAAEGTTLPRDDLLQNPLVQSAIDMGFSLNEIRNTMEKKLQMSGESHTSVEDLVADLSAQKENTREEETNEIPVQQDELIQLQNLYLSTEEKLRRLQEEKLCKICMAKDISVVLIPCGHLVACKECAEPFDDCPLCRTNIMKKQEVFMY, from the exons GAAATAAGACAGGAGAGCCCTGCTTATGAAGAGATGACGTGTAATGGCCCAGACAACTCAGAAGCTTCTGCCACTTCAGACACTGACAGTGACCAGGAATGGGCACAGGAACACTACCGACTAGGAACTTTTGTTGAATTTCCACTTGACTGTCCAGTTTCAGCATCAGCACTAGCACGAGCTGGCTTTGTTTATACCGGAGAAGGTGACAAAGTGAAGTGCTTCAATTGCCATACAACTATTGAAGGATGGTTGCCTGGGGATTCTGCAGTTGAGAGGCACAAAAACCTTTCTCCAAACTGCAAATTTATTACTGAGTCTACTTTTCTGGAAAATAACATACCTCCTGTCACCCAGAACTACCAGCACAGAACTGAAAATGGTTCCAGCAGTTCAGCCCTCCCATGTACTTTGGATGACTCTTCTGATGTGGAGGCAGATTACCTTTTGAGAACTAGGCAGGTTGTGGATATGTCAGATAGTTTGTATCCTAAAAACCCCACTATGTGCAGTGAAGAGTCAAGATTAAATTCTTTTCACAACTGGCCTCTCAACAGCCAGTTGACACCAGAGGAATTAGCTAATGCTGGATTTTATTATACAGGTGTTGGTGATGAAGTGGCatgtttttgttgtggtggaAAGCTGGAACAGTGGGAACCCGGTGACATAGCTTGGTCAGAACACAAGAGGCATTTTCCCAAATGTCTTTTTGTCCTGGGCCGGGAAGTTGGAAATGTTCCAAGTGAATCCGTTCCTGCTGAGCTTGGGAGAAGTGGTCTGAACAATGCACAGCATCCAAGGAATCCATCTATGGCAAAATTTGGAAGACGTTTACAAACGTTTTTGACTTGGATATATCCTGTTGACAAGGAACAACTTGCTGAAGCTGGATTCTATAGCATAG GTAATGGTGATCATGTTGTGTGTTTCCATTGTGGTGGAGGATTGCAAGAgtggaaggaaaatgaagaccCATGGGATCAACATGCCAAATGGTTTCCTGG GTGCAGCTTTGTAAGAAATGAAAAGGGGATAGAATTTATAAATAATGTTCACTTAAGAGATGGATCTAGGGATTCAACA acagaagctgctgaagggacaaCACTTCCTAGAG ATGATCTCTTACAGAATCCTTTGGTACAAAGTGCCATAGACATGGGTTTCAGTTTGAATGAGATTAGGAACACCATGGAAAAGAAATTGCAGATGTCTGGAGAAAGTCACACATCTGTTGAGGATCTGGTAGCAGACTTAAGTgctcagaaagaaaacacaagggaagaagaaacaaatgaaaTCCCAGTTCAGCAGGATGAGCTTATTCAATTGCAAAACCTCT aTCTCAGTACTGAGGAGAAGTTAAGACGCTTGCAGGAAGAAAAGCTTTGCAAAATCTGTATGGCTAAAGATATATCAGTTGTCCTCATTCCCTGTGGTCACTTAGTTGCCTGTAAGGAATGTGCTGAACCATTTGATGACTGTCCTCTGTGTCGAACAAATATTATGAAAAAACAGGAAGTTTTTATGTACTAG
- the XIAP gene encoding E3 ubiquitin-protein ligase XIAP isoform X2: MTCNGPDNSEASATSDTDSDQEWAQEHYRLGTFVEFPLDCPVSASALARAGFVYTGEGDKVKCFNCHTTIEGWLPGDSAVERHKNLSPNCKFITESTFLENNIPPVTQNYQHRTENGSSSSALPCTLDDSSDVEADYLLRTRQVVDMSDSLYPKNPTMCSEESRLNSFHNWPLNSQLTPEELANAGFYYTGVGDEVACFCCGGKLEQWEPGDIAWSEHKRHFPKCLFVLGREVGNVPSESVPAELGRSGLNNAQHPRNPSMAKFGRRLQTFLTWIYPVDKEQLAEAGFYSIGNGDHVVCFHCGGGLQEWKENEDPWDQHAKWFPGCSFVRNEKGIEFINNVHLRDGSRDSTTEAAEGTTLPRDDLLQNPLVQSAIDMGFSLNEIRNTMEKKLQMSGESHTSVEDLVADLSAQKENTREEETNEIPVQQDELIQLQNLYLSTEEKLRRLQEEKLCKICMAKDISVVLIPCGHLVACKECAEPFDDCPLCRTNIMKKQEVFMY; this comes from the exons ATGACGTGTAATGGCCCAGACAACTCAGAAGCTTCTGCCACTTCAGACACTGACAGTGACCAGGAATGGGCACAGGAACACTACCGACTAGGAACTTTTGTTGAATTTCCACTTGACTGTCCAGTTTCAGCATCAGCACTAGCACGAGCTGGCTTTGTTTATACCGGAGAAGGTGACAAAGTGAAGTGCTTCAATTGCCATACAACTATTGAAGGATGGTTGCCTGGGGATTCTGCAGTTGAGAGGCACAAAAACCTTTCTCCAAACTGCAAATTTATTACTGAGTCTACTTTTCTGGAAAATAACATACCTCCTGTCACCCAGAACTACCAGCACAGAACTGAAAATGGTTCCAGCAGTTCAGCCCTCCCATGTACTTTGGATGACTCTTCTGATGTGGAGGCAGATTACCTTTTGAGAACTAGGCAGGTTGTGGATATGTCAGATAGTTTGTATCCTAAAAACCCCACTATGTGCAGTGAAGAGTCAAGATTAAATTCTTTTCACAACTGGCCTCTCAACAGCCAGTTGACACCAGAGGAATTAGCTAATGCTGGATTTTATTATACAGGTGTTGGTGATGAAGTGGCatgtttttgttgtggtggaAAGCTGGAACAGTGGGAACCCGGTGACATAGCTTGGTCAGAACACAAGAGGCATTTTCCCAAATGTCTTTTTGTCCTGGGCCGGGAAGTTGGAAATGTTCCAAGTGAATCCGTTCCTGCTGAGCTTGGGAGAAGTGGTCTGAACAATGCACAGCATCCAAGGAATCCATCTATGGCAAAATTTGGAAGACGTTTACAAACGTTTTTGACTTGGATATATCCTGTTGACAAGGAACAACTTGCTGAAGCTGGATTCTATAGCATAG GTAATGGTGATCATGTTGTGTGTTTCCATTGTGGTGGAGGATTGCAAGAgtggaaggaaaatgaagaccCATGGGATCAACATGCCAAATGGTTTCCTGG GTGCAGCTTTGTAAGAAATGAAAAGGGGATAGAATTTATAAATAATGTTCACTTAAGAGATGGATCTAGGGATTCAACA acagaagctgctgaagggacaaCACTTCCTAGAG ATGATCTCTTACAGAATCCTTTGGTACAAAGTGCCATAGACATGGGTTTCAGTTTGAATGAGATTAGGAACACCATGGAAAAGAAATTGCAGATGTCTGGAGAAAGTCACACATCTGTTGAGGATCTGGTAGCAGACTTAAGTgctcagaaagaaaacacaagggaagaagaaacaaatgaaaTCCCAGTTCAGCAGGATGAGCTTATTCAATTGCAAAACCTCT aTCTCAGTACTGAGGAGAAGTTAAGACGCTTGCAGGAAGAAAAGCTTTGCAAAATCTGTATGGCTAAAGATATATCAGTTGTCCTCATTCCCTGTGGTCACTTAGTTGCCTGTAAGGAATGTGCTGAACCATTTGATGACTGTCCTCTGTGTCGAACAAATATTATGAAAAAACAGGAAGTTTTTATGTACTAG